In the bacterium SCSIO 12741 genome, TGGACGTACCTACAAAAAGGAGTCTAAGTCAGGAACCAATACCTGGACCGTTGGTGACACCCGGTATACCCAAACCTGGACGCGCACCACTACCTACGAATTTCCACAACTGCCGGACGAATACTGGGAAACGGCCATGGAATCCTTTTACCAGAGCTGGGAAAAAATGATGGCCGAAAAGTTCTCTATTAAGCATGTTCCGGTTGAAACCATTACGAGCGACCCTGTTTACACCGAGTTTTTCCCAATTACCGAGCAAAACACAAAAACCCGGATAAGTAAGAATTACAAAAACACCAAACGAGTGAGCCCGGAATCGCTGCGGGAGATCATGAAAACGTTGAATGATGATTCGTTTGGAGAATTGATGAAATCAACTCGGGTTGATGGTATGGTGAGCCTGGAGATCAATTTTGATATTGGCGCTAATCGGGACAATAACATTGTGCTTTTGCCTAAAGTCAAGTTTTCTATCCAGGGCATTGACGAAACCAAGGAAAACCGACGCGGAGTGTATGCTGAAGGATTTATCACCTTGAGCACCGGCGTGCCTTTTTCGTCAGAAGCACTAGAGGGTAATCCTGAATACCTGAGTCATATTCTCAACCTGGAAGAACTGATGGCCAGCATTAGCTACATGTTTGATGCCTTGCGTCAAAAAGAGGTGGAAATGGGCTATGATAAGATCTGGAATATCGGAGAGTAAGGGGCTTGTAATGGGGAGGTTTTAGGAAGTTAAGTTTCCATAAGAGCCAAATATTCAATAAATTGTGCGGTATGGGTGCCGTTTTACGGATTTGGCCCAAGTACTTAAACCTAATTCTAACCGCATGACGACCAGAAAATCACCTCTCCTTCTCACCTTGCTGCTTGTTGTTTTTGCTTCCAGTTTACGAGCTCAAACGTTTGACTATCAGTGGAGTCATTCTACTCCGGTTTTTCCTGGCGGAATTACTTCCAAGGATTCCAATCACATGTATTTTGCGGGAACCTTTATTGGAACCAAAGACCTTGACTTTTCTCCAACAACGCTCATGCTTACTCAACACCCGACCTATTCCGGCGGATTTTTTGGTAAGTATGACACCAACCGAAAGGCGGTTTGGGTTAAGTCAATTACTTACATAAAGCCGGTTGGAGGTTTTATTGATGGAATGATAAACGAATCGGTTCATTTGGACGCCAATAACAACCTGTACATCGCCGGAGGTATGGGTGGTTTATTTGATTTTGATCCGGGAACGGGGGTTGATACCTTAAGATCCTCCTCCTTGGGCTTTGCCAGTCAATATGTGGCCAGCTATGATTCCGTAGGTAACTACCGATGGGCGTTTAAAACCGACGCTCGTGATATTCACATGGTGGTAGATGATTCTGGCTACGTCTATGTAGTAGGCCACTTTGATGGAACTGTGGATTTTGAGCCTGGTACTGGAATCACCTCATTAACCAGTCAATCCGCATCCGATGATGTTTATGTGGCCCGGTATAAGCCCAATGGATCCTTGGACTGGGTAAAACAAATTGGGGGTGCGGACGACGAGTATGGAAGAAGAATTTCCTTTCATAAACAAGGCATTCTAATTGGTTTAGAGTTTAAAGGAACTGTTGATTTTAACCCGGGTTCGGGAGTGAATAATGCGGTTAGCTCCGGAGATTTTGACCTGGCCGTTGTGAAGTTGAAAAAGAACGGAGATTTTCAATGGGTCAAATCCGTTGGTGGCTCTTTGAAAGAGTATTGCAATGGCTTGGGCTCTTATGGATCGGGTCAGATATACATGAGCGGGACTTTTGCTGGAACGGCTGATTTTGACCCATCGTCCAACCAGGCTAATCGAGTATCCAATGGTAGTCGGGATGTTTTTCTTCTTCAGCTTGATTCAAGTGGAAATTTTCTGGATGTATTATCTGTCGGGAGCTCTGGAAATGAAGAGGCTCATTGGATGACTTTGGATGATACGGGAAATGTAATGGTAACGGGATACCTCCGTGGTACAGCCGATTTTGACCCGGACACGGCCGTAAAAAATGTGACCGGAAGTAACGTCGGAGATTATGCCTTCGTGGCTATGTACGACTCCCAACTGGACCTGATTGACGCCTATTCTTACAAAATTGGATCAGGATACGTGGTTCGTGCGGACTATCACAACGAAGGTTTTACCGCAAGTGGGGACAATACCCTAAACTTTGACGCCGATCCTGGGCCCGGTGTAGCGAGTATAGTATCTGCCGGCAACGAGTCTTATTACATTCACTACTCAGTCACCCCAGCTCCAAAACCGGTTGTATCGGTTAATGACACAACTCATCTTTGCAACGGAGGTAGCGTTTTGTTCAGGGGACAGCAGGTAAGTATCGCTGGTTCTTATCGCGATACTGTGGTCGGAGCGACGGTAGATTCCCTCTTTCACTTGCTGCTAACCACTGGATCACCCTCCCAAAGCAATGTAACCATCCATGCCTGTGATTCCTTTACTTCTCCAAGCGGAAAATTTACTTGGATGAGCAGTGGAAATTACCAGGACACCTTAGTCAATTCCAGCGGTTGCGATTCCGTTTTAAGCATTCAGCTTGTTCTACACTATACCGTATTTACCACTGATTCAATTACGGCCTGCGACACCTATACCTGGGGAGGAAAAAGCTACCAATCCAGCAACTATACGGCTGTAGATACCCTCCAGTCAGTTGGTGGATGTGATTCCATTGTCAGTTTGGCCCTTACCATCCTTAACCGATCGGGGGCAGCTCTTTCCGTTACGGCATGTAACGAGTACACCTCACCCAGTGGTAATTATACCTGGAGCAACAGTGGGACCTATTTGGATACTATAGTCAACCATGTTGGGTGCGACTCCATAATCAGTGTGGCTCTTACCCTGGTAGGGAGTTCGAGTTCCACCGATTCCGTTATAGCCTGTGACCGATACACCTCTCCCAGCGGCAAATACACCTGGAAAGCCAGTGGAACCTATCAGGACACGCTAACCAATAAAGCCGGTTGTGACTCTCTTCTTTCGATTGTACTTCAGATTAACAAAAGTGTAAGCACCCACGATACCGTTCGGGCCTGTTATTCCTATACCACCAGCAGCGGAAAGGTTTGGAGTAATTCAGGAATCTATCTGGACACCTTATCGGCGAGTACGGGGTGTGATAGTTCAGTAACCTATGTGGTCACCATCGATACCGTGGCTTATTTGTTTGGGTATAAAGATCCTCACACCTTGTTTGCCCGTTCTAAGGGAGCTACCCTAAAATGGCTCGATTGTGATAACAATTACTCGGTAGTAAGTGGAGCAACAGATTCCATTTTTAGTCCAGGAAGAGTAGGTTCGTTTGCCGCTCAAGTTACTCAACATGGGTGTATCGATACGACCGAATGCAAGTACATGGATCCGTCCTCGGTCCAAGATGCTGTGGGCGGAAAAAAGGTGAGAATTTTCCCTAATCCAACAGTGGGCCAGGTTCATTTATCATTGCCCAAAGGGGAAGAAACCGTAGCCATAGAGCTTTTGACCCTGCAAGGAGTCAGGCTTGAATATTGGGATTCTTATCGAGCCGAAGATCCTCTCGATTTTAATCATTTTAAGGCGGGTACTTATTTCATAAGAATATTTAGCCAGGGAGGGAGGCTACTTCATCAAGAGCGTATCATTAAGCAATGATGAAGTAGGTGTATAATGCATTAGTCCCTCCTAATTAGTTCTTAAAATCAGGAGCTTATACCAACGGTTTAGGGTGTTTGGGAGTCCACCCATTTAGACATCACCCTAAAAACCCTGCCTTATGAATCGTTTAGCTATCCTCCTTTGTTTTTGCCTGCCAGGAATGGTTTGGGCTCAGCAAGAACCGCTTTACAATCTCTTTTGGAACAACTACTCAGTGTACAACCCTGCAGCTTCCGGCCTTTTCCACAAACACCATGTACATCTCAATGGCCGACTAACGGATTGGGGACGGTACCGCGAACAGAAATTGGTTAATGCCGGATATGACTACCGCATCGATGGCTTAAACAGCGGAATCGGAATTAACTATTCGTTTAACGAAGTAGGATTTGCACAAACCCAAAAATTGGGGATCAATTATGCCTATCAGGTTAAACTTAAAGGTGACCGGATTATCAGTGCCGGAGTCGCCGGATTTTATCAGGTTCGGGTAGCCGATTGGAGTGCAGCTACTTTTGGAGACCTTTATGCAGATCCTGCTGCAGGCCTTGATATGGCCAGCAATGCGTTTGATATGAACTTGGGAGTGTTCTACAAAGGAAAACATCTTTGGGGAGGAGTTTCCGTCACCCAGCTTTTGGAATCAGAATTGAGCTACTACCAAAACCGCCGCCATTTAATCGCAAACCTTACCTATGATTTCAAGTTGGGAGCGAATTGGCAAATACAACCCACCGCCTATTTAATAACCACTATAGACCCGTGGCTACACGATTACCATTTCAATGTGCGAACCATTTTTCGCAAAACCTATTGGATAGGGGCAACCTACCGCTACGATACCGCAGTTGCCGGAATGGCGGGTATTGAGATCAAACAAAAATTTCGATTGAACTATGCGATCGATTATGTGTACAACAAGGACCATCATGGTTCACGGGTTTCTCAGGAGATTGGCTTGGCATTAATGTTAAAAAAGAAGTCCTCTTAACTGAAAATCAGCCTCATTCAAAACCAAAGGGGCCAGATTCAAAAAAACTTGTCATACGTGTTGAAACCGTTGCTATGTTTGGACTTTTAGAAATCAAATTACCGTAAAAACTTAAGGGAATAAGAATGAGTTTATTAGAATCAGCTCCAACAACCAAAGCCAAAACTACTTTTTCGATTTTGTGCTTTTTAATGGCCCTTCCGGGAGCCATTTTCGCGCAGAATACACATGGAACTTTTACCAAATCTCCTACCCAATTTGAGCAAGTGGATACCTGGGCAAGCCCCGATTTAGGTAGCCGCGCAGCCGATGAGGTCAAAGAGAATTGGGGATTGAACGGAGGAACACCGATGTCTTCTTCCAACATTTTTAACGCGATTGCTGCAGATGATAATGGAAACCTGTACGTGATTGGAACCATTGAAGGCAATGCCCAATTTGGATCGATTAACGTATCCAGCGCATCCGGGCAAACAGCCATGGTCATTGGAAAGATTAACCCTAACGGCCAATGGGCATGGGTAAGAGCTGCTACCGGTGGACCTTCTTCTGGATTGGATTTGACCATCCGCAACAATGAGATTGCCATCGTAGGTCAGTTTCGTTCTTCCATCACTTTTGGTGGAAAAACCGGCTCAAGCAATGTGACCAATCAGGAAGAGGGCTTTGTGGCCAAAATGGACTTGAATGGAAACATCAGTTGGATCAACGTAATTAATGGGGCGGGAACCCAAAACACCGAATTTGTTGAATTTGGATCTGATGGAAGCATCTACATTGCTGGGGAATTCTTCAACAATGTGATCCTGGGCAACGATGTGTACCAACGCCGTGGAAGTGGTGAGAAAGACATGTATGTGGCCAAGTTGTCAAACACCGGTTCCTGGACCTGGTCAGCCGATTTTGGAAGTACCGGTCGTGACTTTCTGGACAACATGGCCATTTCAGCCAACGACGAGTTAATTCTTTGTGGATCTTTTACCGAAAGAATGACCTTGAGTGATGGTAACGACTTTTCTTCTGTCCACTCCAATCACATGGATGCCTACATCGTGTTGATGAATAGTCAGGGAGCATTTTCGGGCTACGGTGGATTTTCCGGAGATGAAGACATTCGTGCCGAGGCCGTGGCTTTCAATTCTGCAGGCTTTGCCTTTATCGCGATCAACTTTAAGGACAATGTTTACTTCTTTGGAACAGAGTATGGATCCGTTGGAGGAGATTGGGGTTATTTGATGGTATCTCTGGCTCCGAACAACCAGATGGATGCCTTCTTTTCCTCCGAAGAGGATGAGTTTGTAGAAAGCATTGCGATCAACAAAGATGGCGACATGTACTTCGCTGGAGGTGAATTGGAAAGCGGTTCTTTTGGAGGCTGCGATATCAACCTTCGTAAAGTGGAATGGATTAGCCAAACCCAATTTACCCTAAGAAGCAATCGAGTGGGTAGTGCCTCAGGTTCCTGGGACCAGGCGGAAATGGTTTATGTGGACAACAAAGACAATGTATACATTACCGGAGAGCACGAAGACAAACTGTACTTCGGAGGAGAAACCTTTAATTCTTCCGCTCGCCAAATGGCTTTGGTATTGGCTTTCACCGACAAGAGCGCAACCAATCCTGGAGACACCACAACATCCATTGTGGAGACTACCGCAGGACAAATGCTAAAGGTTTTTCCAAACCCGGCAAACGGTCAATTGCATGTACAGACTTCTGGAGATAGCTTTGAGGCTTTCGACGCACAGATTAGAGGCGTAGATGGAAGACAATATGAAATCGAAATATTGGCTGAGCCAAGTTCAACTGAACGCGTT is a window encoding:
- a CDS encoding T9SS type A sorting domain-containing protein, with protein sequence MTTRKSPLLLTLLLVVFASSLRAQTFDYQWSHSTPVFPGGITSKDSNHMYFAGTFIGTKDLDFSPTTLMLTQHPTYSGGFFGKYDTNRKAVWVKSITYIKPVGGFIDGMINESVHLDANNNLYIAGGMGGLFDFDPGTGVDTLRSSSLGFASQYVASYDSVGNYRWAFKTDARDIHMVVDDSGYVYVVGHFDGTVDFEPGTGITSLTSQSASDDVYVARYKPNGSLDWVKQIGGADDEYGRRISFHKQGILIGLEFKGTVDFNPGSGVNNAVSSGDFDLAVVKLKKNGDFQWVKSVGGSLKEYCNGLGSYGSGQIYMSGTFAGTADFDPSSNQANRVSNGSRDVFLLQLDSSGNFLDVLSVGSSGNEEAHWMTLDDTGNVMVTGYLRGTADFDPDTAVKNVTGSNVGDYAFVAMYDSQLDLIDAYSYKIGSGYVVRADYHNEGFTASGDNTLNFDADPGPGVASIVSAGNESYYIHYSVTPAPKPVVSVNDTTHLCNGGSVLFRGQQVSIAGSYRDTVVGATVDSLFHLLLTTGSPSQSNVTIHACDSFTSPSGKFTWMSSGNYQDTLVNSSGCDSVLSIQLVLHYTVFTTDSITACDTYTWGGKSYQSSNYTAVDTLQSVGGCDSIVSLALTILNRSGAALSVTACNEYTSPSGNYTWSNSGTYLDTIVNHVGCDSIISVALTLVGSSSSTDSVIACDRYTSPSGKYTWKASGTYQDTLTNKAGCDSLLSIVLQINKSVSTHDTVRACYSYTTSSGKVWSNSGIYLDTLSASTGCDSSVTYVVTIDTVAYLFGYKDPHTLFARSKGATLKWLDCDNNYSVVSGATDSIFSPGRVGSFAAQVTQHGCIDTTECKYMDPSSVQDAVGGKKVRIFPNPTVGQVHLSLPKGEETVAIELLTLQGVRLEYWDSYRAEDPLDFNHFKAGTYFIRIFSQGGRLLHQERIIKQ
- a CDS encoding PorP/SprF family type IX secretion system membrane protein — encoded protein: MNRLAILLCFCLPGMVWAQQEPLYNLFWNNYSVYNPAASGLFHKHHVHLNGRLTDWGRYREQKLVNAGYDYRIDGLNSGIGINYSFNEVGFAQTQKLGINYAYQVKLKGDRIISAGVAGFYQVRVADWSAATFGDLYADPAAGLDMASNAFDMNLGVFYKGKHLWGGVSVTQLLESELSYYQNRRHLIANLTYDFKLGANWQIQPTAYLITTIDPWLHDYHFNVRTIFRKTYWIGATYRYDTAVAGMAGIEIKQKFRLNYAIDYVYNKDHHGSRVSQEIGLALMLKKKSS
- a CDS encoding T9SS type A sorting domain-containing protein, yielding MSLLESAPTTKAKTTFSILCFLMALPGAIFAQNTHGTFTKSPTQFEQVDTWASPDLGSRAADEVKENWGLNGGTPMSSSNIFNAIAADDNGNLYVIGTIEGNAQFGSINVSSASGQTAMVIGKINPNGQWAWVRAATGGPSSGLDLTIRNNEIAIVGQFRSSITFGGKTGSSNVTNQEEGFVAKMDLNGNISWINVINGAGTQNTEFVEFGSDGSIYIAGEFFNNVILGNDVYQRRGSGEKDMYVAKLSNTGSWTWSADFGSTGRDFLDNMAISANDELILCGSFTERMTLSDGNDFSSVHSNHMDAYIVLMNSQGAFSGYGGFSGDEDIRAEAVAFNSAGFAFIAINFKDNVYFFGTEYGSVGGDWGYLMVSLAPNNQMDAFFSSEEDEFVESIAINKDGDMYFAGGELESGSFGGCDINLRKVEWISQTQFTLRSNRVGSASGSWDQAEMVYVDNKDNVYITGEHEDKLYFGGETFNSSARQMALVLAFTDKSATNPGDTTTSIVETTAGQMLKVFPNPANGQLHVQTSGDSFEAFDAQIRGVDGRQYEIEILAEPSSTERVINTTHLDPGVYFLHVEGTAIRFAVTH